The genomic segment TTCACCCTGAGAGGGTCTATCAGATGTTCGGGTTGCCCCGGACATCGGACTCACCCAGCCGGGCCTTCTGCCGGTACATGTCGATATCAGCCTTGCGGATCAGTTCCTCCGCGTTGTCGTCGTGACCCCAGGTCCACCCCACTGATGCGGTGAGGCCGAATTCGCTCGAGTCGGCCGTGTAGCGACCGGTCAGCGCCGAGCGCACGGCCGCGGCCAGTTCACCCACCTCGGTGTCGTGTGCGGCGTCGGGCACCAGCACCACGAATTCGTCGCCGCCGAGACGGTAGGCCGAATTCGGTTCGCAGACAGCGTCACTCAATCGGCGGGCCACCTCGGCGAGCACCACGTCACCGGTGGCATGCCCGTGCGTGTCGTTGACGTGTTTGAACCCATCCAGGTCGATGAAGATCAGACCGACCGCAGCCCACGGCCTGCCGGCCTGGTGCTCGGCGACGCGGCTGACGAGAGCGCGGCGGTTGAACAAACCGGTCAGCTGATCGGTGACGGCCAGCCGGGCCAGCTCGGCTTCGGCATGCCGCCGGGCGGTGACGTCCTGGAACTGCGCAATCACCAGGTCTTCGGCGCCCGGCAACCGTCCCGGCACCAGAACCGCGCTGCGCTGCATCCAGATCACACTGCCGTCGCGGCGGACGTAGCGGCGCTCGGACGAGATCTGGGTGACCGTGCCGGCCAGCAACGAGGCCATCTCCTGCTCACCGGCGGCCACGTCGTCGGGGTGGACGAAGTCGCGGTAGTCGCGGCCGACGAGTTCGTCTGCGCTGTAGCCGATCAGCGCGCACAGCGCCGGGTTGGCGAGCAGCATTTCGCCGGTCGTGGTCACCACGGCTTTGCCGTAGGGCGCATTGGCCATGCTGATCTCGAACAGCCGACGCCCATCGTCGAGGGCCCGCTCGGCGTCGGCCTCCTCGGTGAGATCGGTGCCCTGAATGTAGAAGCCCAGTACCTCGCCGTCGACGATGTCGGGAATGTAGGACAGCAGCGTGCGCCGCCGTATTTCGCCGAGGCCGACCAGTTCACGCTCGAAGAGCTGCGGGCGGCCGGCGAGCGCGCCCATGATGTACGGCAGGTTCAACGCGTACACGGTCTCCCCCAGCACCTCACGGATATGGCGGCCGTGCACCTGGTGCGGCGCCATCGCGAAGTAGCTGAGATACGCATCATTGGCGATCACGTTGCGCAGATTGCGATCCCAGTACCCGACAATCCCCGGCAGGTGGTTGATGAGTTGCCGAAGTTGCCGTAATTCGTCTTCAGGGTTCGGCTGTTCGGCCGGCGCCACCTTTACCCCTCGGTGTGCAGCTGCAGAATGTGTGTCCTGTTGTGTCAAGACACGTAGGCGCCAAATTTATCAGCGCCGCGACGGGGGCCGGTACGGGCTTCCCGCGCTGCCCGCTAGCCTCTCGGTCGTGATCGTGCTGCTTCCGCCGTCGGAGACCAAACGCAGTGGCGGCGACGGACCTCCGCTGCGGCTGGACGATCTCAGCAGTCCGGCGCTGGGTCCGCTGCGCGGGGCCCTGATCGACGAACTCGTCACGCTGGCCGCCGAACCCGAGGCGTGCCGGGCGGCGCTGGGCATCTCCCCGGCACAGGACGCCGAGATCGAACGCAACGCCTTACTGCTGAGCTCGCCGACGCTGCCGGCCATCACCCGCTACACCGGCGTGCTCTACGACGCCCTGGACGTGGAGTCGCTTCGCGGCGCCGCGGCCGCGCGGGCCCGCGCCCGGCTGGCCGTCGGCTCCGCCCTGTTCGGCGTGCTCCGGGCCGACGACCTGATCCCGGCCTACCGGCTGTCGGCCTCGTCGAAGCTTCCGGGCAGCACGACGCTCGCCGCTCGGTGGCGCCCCGTTCTCGAGCCGGTCCTGGCCGAGATGTCGGCTGACGAGCTCATCGTCGACCTGCGGTCGGGCTCCTACGCCGCACTGGGCCGAATTCCGGACGCCGTGCGCGTCGATGTCCTGGCCGAACACCCCGATGGGCGCCGCACTGTCGTCACGCATTTCAACAAGGCGCACAAGGGCCGGTTCGCGCGGGCACTCGCATCGTCGCGGTCCGAACCCGGCGACGCGGCCGCGGTCGCCGCCGTCGCCCGCCGGGCCGGGATGCACGTCGAGCGGACCGGCAACGAGTTGACCGTCGTTGTCCCCGCCTGACCTATATCGACCATTCGCCACGCCGTTGAAATTGTCGCCACCGGAAAATCTGAGAAAACCAGGGGTGGCCAGTGCAGAAAGCGTTCGCTAGGCTCGGTATCCGGCACCGGTGGCGCAAGCGCGAATTCGTTGCTGGCGAGTCGTGCAGCAGCGGTGCGATGACGAAGGGGTGGGTTGATGCGATTGTCGTTGTCGACCCGTTCGGCGAACCAGTACTACTCCCTGACCGCGCTGCTCGCGGCCCGCGGAGCGCAGACCTACACCTCCCGGGTGATCGCCGGAAGTGTGTTCACGCTGGGCCTGATCACGCTGTCCACGATCGGCAGCGGGGCGACGCTGCAGTGGCCGATCAGCCGTCCCCTGCTGATCGGCGTGTCCGTCCTGTGCTTCGCGTCCACGTTCATCTGGTTGCGGCACCGCTGGCCCACCCGCAACGAGTCGGCGTTGCTGGTCGCCATCGCCGCAGTGGCCATCCCCGTCGGAACCATCGTCCCGGTCGAACCGCTGTACGGACTGCTGGGTGCGTCGTCGTTCGCGTTGGTCATCGGATACGCCGCCCTCTTCCACGGCCCGCGGCTGCTCGCGATGATCCTGGCGATCGCCGTCGCGACGCTGATCTACCTGGCCGTGCGGATGGCCAGCGTCGATCTTCCGCTGGCGCTGGCCGGTGTCGCGCTGATGCTGCTGCTGTATGTGTTCGCGGCCTTCTCCTGCCGGCTGGTGGTGTGGCTGACCGGGGCCGAGGACGGGGCCGACGCCGTCGAACCGCTCACCGGCCTGCTCAACCGCGACGCGTTCTATCTGCAGACCGCGACGCTGTTGGCATCGCGCAACCGCGACGACGACCGCTACCTGGTGATCGCCGTCGTCAACATCGACAGCTTCGCGGCGATGGTCGCCGTCGCCGGTAACCGAGGCGGGAACCGGGCACGGGTGGCCGCCGGGCAGGCGCTGCGTGAGACGGTGCGCCGCGACGCGATCCTCGGCCATGTCAGCGAGGCGGAATTCTTTGTCGCCGACTGCTTCACGACGCCGGACTCGTCCCCACTGATCGAGCGCATCCGCGGTGCGATCGCCTCATCGCCGGCTGGGATGACGGCCAGCATCGGCGTCGTCAGCACCCCGCTTCAGCCGCTGGTGGAGCACCCACCCAACGAGATCCTCGACGAGATCGTTGCCCTGGCCACCACCGCCATGTACGAGGCACGCCGGGCCGGCGGCAATCAGGCCCGCTATGTGGTGCGCCCGAGCCTGAGCATCTCCGACGACGAGAACGACGGCTACGACACCCCGCTGCTCTGACGCTCAGCTGCCGGCGCGCCGGACATCGGCGGGCGCGCCCACCGATTCCGGGTCGACCTCCACGCCATAGGACGTGATCGACGCGATCTCGTCGCCCGCGAATTGGCAGATGTGACAGCTCGAAACGATGGTGACACCGTCCGGGCGCTGGTATCGGCCCAGCACTTCGACGACCACGGTGTCGTCCTGTTCGACCGTCAGGCAGCGGTCCCAGGTGGCGACGGTCGCAGCGAGACCGCCCGCGGTGTCGCGGCACGTGGTGGCGACAGCGTCGGCGCCCTCGAGCACCGAGTAGCCAACGATGGTCCACACCACGTTGCGGGCCAGGTGCGGGAGGGCTTCGTCGAACCGGTGCTGGGCGAAGGCGCGGGCGACCTCAGCCCGATCGGTCGGTGCGCTCACACTGCTCAACTCCTCTTCGATTGCCCTGCCCACGAGGCTAACTCCGGTGGCCCGGCGGCGGTAATGTCTGGCCAATGAGTTCCGGCCATGACGACAAGCCCGTGCGTGACCTGCCTCCCGGGATGGCCGGGCAACTGGATCTGCCCTATGCGGGGCTGGCCTCGTTCGGGCATCGTCCGTTCCTGACCGAACCGGAGCAGTTGGACAGCTGGCGGCCGGACGTGGCGATCGTCGGGGCGCCGTTCGACATTTCCACCACCAACCGCCCGGGTGCCCGGTTCGGGCCGCGAGCCATCCGGGCCACCGCCTACGAACCCGGCACGTACCACATGGATCTCGGGCTGGAGATCTTCGACTGGCTCGAGGTCGTCGACTTCGGTGACGCGCATTGCCCGCACGGACTGACCGAGGTCTCGCACGCCAACATTCGCGAACGGGTGCACACCGTCGCCTCCCGCGGCATCGTGCCGGTCGTCCTCGGCGGCGACCATTCGATCACCTGGCCATCGGCCACCGCGGTTGCCGATGTGCACGGCTACGGCAACGTCGGCATCGTCCATTTCGACGCCCACGCCGACACCGCCGACATCATCGACGGAAACCTGGCCAGCCACGGCACCCCGATGCGACGGCTCATCGAATCCGGCGCCGTCCCCGGGACGCATTTCGTTCAGGTCGGCCTGCGCGGGTACTGGCCGCCCCAGGACACGTTCGAGTGGATGCAAGAACAAGGCATGACCTGGCACACCATGCAGGAGATCTGGGATCTGGGCTTCAAGGAAGTGATGCGGCGGGCGGTGTCCGAAGCGCTCGACAAAGCCGAAAAGCTCTATGTATCAGTCGATATCGATGTTCTGGATCCCGCCCACGCCCCCGGCACCGGAACACCCGAGCCGGGCGGCATCACCAGCGCCGACCTGCTGCGGATGGTCCGCCAACTGTGTTACGAGCACGACGTGGCCGGCGTCGACGTCGTCGAGGTCGCCCCGGCCTACGACCACGCCGAACTGACGGTCAACGCCGCGCATCGCGTGGTGTTCGAGGCACTCGCCGGGATGGCCGCACGCCGTCGCGACGCGGCGAACGTCAAGCCCGGGCCGCCGTCCCCGCTGGCCTAGTAGTCGGATTCAGCGGCCAGGATTTCGGCGAGGTACGCGTCGGGTCCGGGCTGCGCGAGCCGCTGCCGGGCGAACTGCCGAACCCGCCGGCGCGCGTCGTTCGACTCGTCCACGTCCGCACCCACGGTCACCGTCGTCGCCGACCAGTCTTGGTCCCACGCCGCGGCGGCGGTCGCCGGAGCGTCCGCGTCGTCCTGCAGTGCGATCGTCGCCCGGCCCGATGCGTCGAGTTCACCGGTGGCGGTGAGGTTCCCGCAGTGCAGGGCGACGGGGATACCGGCCGGCGAGCCAGCCCCGATCACGGCTGCGTGCAGCGTCGCGGTGACCTGGTCGCCGTCGGCGGCCACCGCCCACGTCACGGTGTCCTCGGCGGCGTCGAACACGCCGCTGGGGACCGCAGACCAGGCGATCGGCGCCACGCCGCGGGCGATCAACCCGGCCGGCGCCGGTCCGGCGTCACCGCGGGCGGCCAGCGCATAGTCGTCCTGGTGCGCGGGCGCGTGCTGCGGTTGCGCGTTCTCGACGGCGTCGGTCAATTCGGCCCAGCCGGGAGCGTCGACGCCGACATCCTCGGCCAGCCGGACGACCTCCCGGACCAGGTCCACCACCCGCGGGTCACCGACCAGCAGGTGCAGCGTCAGGGCGGCGGCGTGCGGAGCCAACAGTGCGCCGATATCGGCGTCGATGCTGTCGTCGGCCACGAAGTCCTCGGCGTCCGCGGTGAGTAGCGCGATCTCGGCGTCCAGCAGCGCCGGATCCAGGCCGCTGATGCCGTCACGGACGCTCGCAGGCCACCACCGGCGCAACCAGTGCCCGACGGCGAGCCTGCGCAACCCGTCCAGTGCGCCGGGCCGTACCTCGACGCCGGAAAGGTCAACTCCGGCAAGCTCATCGGGCGGGTTCCCGGTGGCGGCAGCCAACGCGTGATGCCCGTCTTCGCCGAGTACCCGCCACAGCCAGTCGGCCCGGGTCGCGTCGGTCAGCGTGATCTGGGCGCCGTTGGCGTCCGGCGCCTCGTCGACGGTCCAGGCCAGCACCGCGCCGTCGACCTCCAGCACCGCGACCAGCGGCACCGAGGCCACTGCTGGGCCGATGCGCCACAGTCCGGAATCGGCTACCAATCTCATTGCGCCACCTGCACTTCCAGCATCGCCTTGATTCGCTGGCGGTGATCGAGGCTCACCGATCGCGCGACCCCTTCCAGCAGGGCTCGCAGATCGTCGACGTCGTCGCAGGGCTCTTGCCACACGTCGCGGCCGTGCAGCCGCGCCCACAACCGGCTCAGGTACGGCCGGGCGAAGCAGGCGAGATCTTCGACGACCTGGCGCTGCCGCGGATGCACCGGTTCGGCCCCGGCCAGCACACGGCGTGCGTGCAAAACGTACGCCTCCTTGCGCAACCGGGCCTGGATGATCGCCGCCAGCTGGTACTCGGCCACGGCACGTTCGTCGAGGGGCGCGAGCTGGCAGGCCACCTCGATGCCGGCGACCAGTGCGGCCTGCTTGTCCTCGGCGAGCAGACCCCAAGGGGCACAGGCTCGGTCAACCTCCTCGGCACACAACAGCGGAACGTCGGGAAGCTCGTCGCGATCCAGTGCGCGGCGCAGGGTCGCGCGGACGCGGTCGACCACGCTGCGGTCCAGCGGCCGATCGCGCTCCGGCCCCCCAGACAACGACGGTGGTTGCAGCGGCAACGCCGCGGTGAGGCCGAGGTCGAGGATCGACCACGGCAGGGCCGACGGCTGAGTGCGCGCGCGGGCGCCGAGGTTGTGCGGTGTCGCGTCGGCGATCAGTGCCGACCACACCCGTTGGCGGGCAACGCCGGCGCGATGCCCCTCGGCCGGGCCCAACACCGTGGTCAGGCCGGCCAGAAACGGTCCGCTGATGCTGTCGTCGGCCCGCACGTCGGACCAGCTGCGGTCCAACTGGGCGGACAGACGCGCAACGACCTGCGGCGAG from the Mycolicibacterium crocinum genome contains:
- a CDS encoding nuclear transport factor 2 family protein, producing MSAPTDRAEVARAFAQHRFDEALPHLARNVVWTIVGYSVLEGADAVATTCRDTAGGLAATVATWDRCLTVEQDDTVVVEVLGRYQRPDGVTIVSSCHICQFAGDEIASITSYGVEVDPESVGAPADVRRAGS
- the speB gene encoding agmatinase: MAGQLDLPYAGLASFGHRPFLTEPEQLDSWRPDVAIVGAPFDISTTNRPGARFGPRAIRATAYEPGTYHMDLGLEIFDWLEVVDFGDAHCPHGLTEVSHANIRERVHTVASRGIVPVVLGGDHSITWPSATAVADVHGYGNVGIVHFDAHADTADIIDGNLASHGTPMRRLIESGAVPGTHFVQVGLRGYWPPQDTFEWMQEQGMTWHTMQEIWDLGFKEVMRRAVSEALDKAEKLYVSVDIDVLDPAHAPGTGTPEPGGITSADLLRMVRQLCYEHDVAGVDVVEVAPAYDHAELTVNAAHRVVFEALAGMAARRRDAANVKPGPPSPLA
- a CDS encoding GGDEF domain-containing protein — its product is MRLSLSTRSANQYYSLTALLAARGAQTYTSRVIAGSVFTLGLITLSTIGSGATLQWPISRPLLIGVSVLCFASTFIWLRHRWPTRNESALLVAIAAVAIPVGTIVPVEPLYGLLGASSFALVIGYAALFHGPRLLAMILAIAVATLIYLAVRMASVDLPLALAGVALMLLLYVFAAFSCRLVVWLTGAEDGADAVEPLTGLLNRDAFYLQTATLLASRNRDDDRYLVIAVVNIDSFAAMVAVAGNRGGNRARVAAGQALRETVRRDAILGHVSEAEFFVADCFTTPDSSPLIERIRGAIASSPAGMTASIGVVSTPLQPLVEHPPNEILDEIVALATTAMYEARRAGGNQARYVVRPSLSISDDENDGYDTPLL
- a CDS encoding diguanylate cyclase domain-containing protein, giving the protein MAPAEQPNPEDELRQLRQLINHLPGIVGYWDRNLRNVIANDAYLSYFAMAPHQVHGRHIREVLGETVYALNLPYIMGALAGRPQLFERELVGLGEIRRRTLLSYIPDIVDGEVLGFYIQGTDLTEEADAERALDDGRRLFEISMANAPYGKAVVTTTGEMLLANPALCALIGYSADELVGRDYRDFVHPDDVAAGEQEMASLLAGTVTQISSERRYVRRDGSVIWMQRSAVLVPGRLPGAEDLVIAQFQDVTARRHAEAELARLAVTDQLTGLFNRRALVSRVAEHQAGRPWAAVGLIFIDLDGFKHVNDTHGHATGDVVLAEVARRLSDAVCEPNSAYRLGGDEFVVLVPDAAHDTEVGELAAAVRSALTGRYTADSSEFGLTASVGWTWGHDDNAEELIRKADIDMYRQKARLGESDVRGNPNI
- the yaaA gene encoding peroxide stress protein YaaA, with amino-acid sequence MIVLLPPSETKRSGGDGPPLRLDDLSSPALGPLRGALIDELVTLAAEPEACRAALGISPAQDAEIERNALLLSSPTLPAITRYTGVLYDALDVESLRGAAAARARARLAVGSALFGVLRADDLIPAYRLSASSKLPGSTTLAARWRPVLEPVLAEMSADELIVDLRSGSYAALGRIPDAVRVDVLAEHPDGRRTVVTHFNKAHKGRFARALASSRSEPGDAAAVAAVARRAGMHVERTGNELTVVVPA